Within the Sarcophilus harrisii chromosome 2, mSarHar1.11, whole genome shotgun sequence genome, the region aTCCTTAGCTTGAAGAAAAGCAAGCTTTgagcagatagctctcttcaaatatctgaagcaCTGGGATAAGACCATTTTGCTTAGCCTCAGTAGACAGAACTACTACAAGGGTAGAAATTAAAGCGAGCCCAGAGGAAAAACCTCCTAACTCTGACAACTACTCAGAAGTGGAGTGGGCTGCCTTAGGAGCAAATGAGCAACCTGTGGCCACTGGTGATGTCCAAGTCGATGCCTTCTGAGATCGCCTTGGACAATCACAGTGACCTTTGTTAATGAAATGGAGAAGATGGCAGATCCAGGATCAGCGTGAGAAGCTGAGGTGTTTTTCTCTGAGCCCTGGGGTAAGACTTGCTGCCTTCTCACAATGCCCATCCCTGTCAGGTCACCTGCTGAGCACAGCAGAAGTGGAGTCAGCACTGGTGGAGCACAAGGCCATTGCTGAAGCAGCTGTGGTCAGCCATCCCCACCCCGTAAAGGGCGAGTGTCTCTACTGCTTTGTTACTCTCCGAGAGGGCTATGCCTTCACCCCTACCCTTACTGAAGAGCTCAAGAAGCAGGGTAAGCATCCCTCTTGCCTGCTGGAGATGAAGAATATGGGCTTTGATCCAGTGAGATCAGGACCTTCTCTAAAATCCTCCTCTTTGAGTATTGATGACTAGCACAAATTCTCAATAAGGGTTTTCTGCTTGATTACAGTTAGAGAAAAAATAAGTCCTATTGCCACTCCAGATTACATCCAGAATGCACCCGGCTTGCCCAAAACACGCTCAGGTAGGATGCATCCTCATTCCTGTGGGTAGGCTGGTGCTGACCAAAAGCAGTGGGCACCAGGGTACTGAGCTGGAGCTGTGGGGAAAGGAGATGGTTAAAGGGAGGGAGCCTGAAGTAACCATAGTTCTGTCATGTACCACAGGGAAGATCATGAGGCGGGTACTAAGGAAGATTGCACAGAATGACCATGACCTGGGGGATACATCCACCGTGGCTGACCAGTCTGTCATCGGCCATCTTTTCAGCCACCGCTGCCAGACAGTCCTGTGAACCAAGCTTTCACACATAGCTCCTTCTCCAGACATCCCTGCTTGACTGTCCAAAGTTATATCCAATTTGCCATCCCTTGCCAACCATCACCCAGGAGTACTAACAGGAGCTTGTGTCCTCAGGACCAGAAGATGTGGAGCAGGTCCTAGCTCTTTCTGTCCTTGCCAGCCAGGGTACAGGATGGGCTGGACCCCTTTCTTTAGGCCTTACTAGGAGCTGGAGCCTCTGTCAGAATGGGGTGATGGGGGAAGCTCTGGGTGGGAAGGTAGAACCCTGGGAATGAGGGCAAGTGCTTGGTCCATGTTTAGTTGCACTGGGTCACAGGCCTTTTCCTAGAAGCACCAGCACTTACCTTAGATCTGTCTTTAGAAATTGTTCCTTATTGAAGGTTTAAAGAAggtaatttaaagaaaaacaaaaacaaaatcctactcCCTTTACTGGTGGAGGCATCAGGGGAGGAAAAGCATGTCCACAAATTTCATAGGCCACTGACGAGAAACCTATTAGCCTCATCACCTGGAAGGATTGctattcttacattttcttggACCCCATTTATGTTTTCTCCCTGGAAAAACATCTCAGGGCTCCATGATGTCCAAGCCAGGAAAGGTGAGGGGTCATTGCTAGAATTTGTGCTGGTCTCCGGATTCTTTCTTGCCTCTGTCCCACTGTCATTGGGGCTGAAAAATCCCTTAAGGCCTGTGGTTATAGGAATAAAATTGctaaaatggaagaaatggacAGTTCTTTCTTTTAGATCTCAAAGATGCTTTAAATGCAACTCTGTCACCCTACAGCAGTGCCTTACTCTACCCAACACCCTTcaaagcagggattcttaacctggggttcaCAGATCTCTGAAGAAATCTTTGGATCAATTTTAGGAGTTTGTGAacctaaatagaaaaaaaatccatctatgTTTcactgtgtctgtgtgtgtgtgtgtatgtgtggcaAATGGAGTTGTGACTTTatcagggttacacaactagtacgtatcaagtgtctgagtttggatttgaactcaggtcctcctgactacaagGCTGGTGCCATCCCCTTTGCCACCTAAGCTTCCcgtttcactatttttgttgttccgtcgtgtctgactctctgtgatcccatttagggttttcttggcagaaataccaGTGGTTTGCTCTAGATGCCCGTCTCATGTGAAGAGTGGCTTTTCTTCTAAGTCCTCCTCTGTGTGTGCACAAATGATCCCATCCCATCTTCTCTAGCACATTGTTCCCTCCATCATCCCTAGTCTCCTGCTGGCTGCTTgcctgctgcctacaaacatgcccttATCTCCTATCCACAAAAAATCtagaagaggaactgaggcaaacagagtaaagtgacttgctcagggtcacacagctagtagtttgttctcatgaagatgagttcctgattccaagcctagtgctcttATTCACCATACTACTTAGCTGCCCTGTTTCACTGAAATCACTTTCCTTTGTCATTGTcagtattttatgcatttaaaccACGAAAAGGGTCCTAGATAGCAAAAAGACATCAGAACTCCTGTCTTAACTTGTGGGTGATGCTACTTCATACTTCTTGATAGGCTCTGGCAGTGTCAGAAAGGCTACAAGTTAAAGGCTGATGCTCTTGAGCTGAAGAATCACAGTGGCTGCTTGTGACCACTGCTACTTAGGCTCATATGGAAGTAAGGAAAAATGTCTGTTTTGTACCTGGATCGGACAGAACTCTGCATGAACAATATTACACCAGAAACACAGCTTTAATCAATGCATCTTTATTTGAGGGGTGAGGCACTAATCCATTCTAGGCTGAGGACTGGCCTCTGCAGAGGGAAGGGGCAAGGCAGGCCTCTGATCCCACCTGGTTTCAGAGATAGGGAGGGGAAGtctgaagaaaggaggagagtCCAAAGCCATTCACTAACCAGGCCCTGCTCTACCTGCATACACACACGAAGCAGCTGGCCCCATGACCGAGGACCCAGTCCTCACACTGGATAAGGATTGTCTAGTACGGCCACCCCAGCAGCCACCCCGCCGTCTGCATGTTTCGTGGATTTGGTACGAAGAAGGTGACCCACATGCTTGTTCATTAGTAGTGTTTTCCCTTGCCTgcaaagcaaaaaggaagaaatacttGCAGAAAACTAACAAGCACAGGAGGCTCCACAGAGACTACTGAAATGTTGAGCAAAGACATCTGTTTTGTCCTAGTTCTTTGCCTCGGGTAAAGTCCTCAGCTTTCTGTGGTCCTTTTTATCACCTGACAACAGTAAAGACTAGTGCTGACTAACCCAATGCCTTTCTTTCATCACTAACTCCCAAGATTCCCTCCTCATGACTTCTTCCTCCCCTTTAATCTGAGAACATTGCTTTTactaaattttttacattttacctaTGTTTTACTAAAATAATGGAGGCTACTCATAAAagcttcttcctctcccttcttccccatctcCCATCACCCAGAAGACTTCTGCCATTACCTgctcattcactccatctcacataAAGAGTGGCTTTTCTTCCAAGTCCTCCACTGTGTGTGTGCACaaatgatcccattccatcccatcttctctagcacattgtctcctccattatCCCTACTGGCTATCCCTGGCTGCTTgcctgctgcctacaaacatgcccttATCTCCTATTCACAAAAAACCTTCACTTGATTGTTCTTCCACTAGCCATTCTATCACTGCACagtctagagcaggggtcctcaaactttttaaatagggggccagttcactgtccctcagactgttggagggccggactatagtgaacctttaaataaagaaacttcatagccctggtgagggggataatcatcctcagctgccgcatctggcccgcaggctgcagtttgaggacccctggtctagagtCTAAGGAAGCCTTCACGCTGGCTTACCTGACATAAACACCAAAGATGCCCAGCTCTGAAATGCACTGGGTCATACGTGCAGGGATCCCAGCTTGCAAGAGACAGTTCCAAAAGGGCTCAGGCTCAATTTTCTCCATGAGAATGTAGGAAGCCCTCTCTTCACTGGCTTTCAACTGCTCCAGAGTTTGTGCCATCTCCTCCCCATATAGGTTGTTTCCTGAAACAGACCACCCCAAAGCAGGTTACTCTGAGGACCCCAATAGCTCCATTACCCTGTTCCCAAACAACTGGAGCCTCTGGCCTACTAAGTAACTGCTGCAAGGGGCTGAGCTGAGTCAATTTTGAGCAAACTCAACTCCAACTTGAGTGCTTAGCTCATTGGAACTGGACGTCCTATAATTTCAATCTAAGAAAGCTACCATAATAGCTGTGAGTGAAACCAGGAATGACAACAGACCTACTTTCTTAATCATGGAGAGAGAAAGGTGGAATGAGAAAGACCCTTCAATACACAATCAAGCTTAGAATCTCCTAGGATAGCTCCCTTCCAATAATGAATggttctaattattttaatgttcttAGTGTCCCATTAACATTCGCCATTCTCTATGACAAATATTTAAACACTTACCTGGCAAATCTTTATAGACACTTGAACAAAGTGATCACATACTCCCTAAGTCTTTTCCAGGTATAAAATCAAGCAATCCTTTCAATTATCCTTCATATAACTCTACCTCTAACATAGCTCTGACAGTTCCCTCCTTTGCAGTATGGAGGATACCTGAGATCATGCTCTAAAAGTGAGGTTTCAATGAGATAAAGTATATAAAACACTACACAATCTTTAAAACACTCTACATGCCCtctgcctcctcttcctccttctcctctctttctttcttctcttcttcctttggcCATGGTTCTAGTCTGCAAATGTCCTTTTAAAGATATGGTCCCTAGCAGTGCAGTCAGTACTAAGGGAACATCTGACATAGAGGTCTAACACCCTTTAATGTAATGCATCTGTCCAGGAAGCTGAAGGCCACAATTTCTTTagcagctgtttgcaaacatagGCTCGCGGTCCCTGACTATCTAAAGAACAAGAGAGGACCTGGCTGGCATCTACAAAATCATCCCCTGGATGGCAGGACAGATGGGGGCTTGTTCCCTGGCACTAGTAGAGccatttgaaactcaaaagaagTAAATGTAGGATAAGTACAAGTAAACTGAAATTCTGAGGATCTCATTCCCCCAAGAGACAGTCTAGGCTGAAGGTATAAACAGGCTCAAACAACATTTAAATTAATCCCTAAGTGGCGGACACATAAAGGGTTCTGTTAAGGGTAATTAAGAATGTTTGGGTGATGTCAAAACGTCAGGTGATATCAGGAGGAGAATGCTGACCGGCTCCTAGGCTATTGGGACAATTCTGGTCCCTAGAAGCCAGAAAAAGCTTCCATCCTTTGGGAACACACGTGGCAAGATCTGGCCTTTTCTTGCACCAGCAGGAAGGAGAAAACAAGGCCTCAGGATCTGGTGACAGGATGGGACCTGGGAGGCTTGGCGTGGGGCTGAtgctggggaaggggaaggatatCAATGCTGGTGAAGACCTGAGGTCCCACTGCTTGCTTCCCTTGCTGGCACACCTAGAGAAAGAGGGACACTGGCCACCTACCTCCAccctccctttggggcttcaggACAAATCGGTCTGGGGCAGCGATGGCCTCCATGATAGCACGGTCACCTTCTTCGCCCTGGCATGAGGCAATGGACCCATCATTGGCAGCTGTAGTGTATGGATCTAATGTGGGGGTGGGAACCTGGTCAACACTAAGCCAAATACCAAAGAGGCCTGGGAGAAGAGCCCAGAGCAGACACTGGCCTTGGGCCACCAGAAGGCTAAGTGGTCAGGAATGGAGGAAGGCCAGGACGAGTTCTGGGAGAGCTCAGGCTGCCCCTTGGTTCTCCTGAGACAAGGCAGAGAAATGAGCTTCGTGAGGACAGTCCCTCCTCTCCTGGCACTAGCTCTAGAAGGGGCCCATTGCTCTATGCAATGGGCACAGAAATAGCAACAGCTGCACAAATTCACCATCTTCACTGAGCAGGGGTGACCCTGACTTAGCCCTGCCCCCATCGCAGATTGAGACTGACCTGGGCCAGCTCTAAGGCTCCTTCTCATGGAGGAGGACTGGCCCTGCTTATATCAGTCCCACTAAGAAGATAGCCCTGATCTATAGCTCTGCCCTTCTCAAAAAAGGGATCTGACCCTCACTAGAAACCCCCTGCACTCTATTAAGGAACTTGTCACAAATCCTACCACTAACAGCCCAACTTTACCCACGGATCTTCCTTTTTGGGGGTCAATTCCATTTTAGCAAAGAGAAGAGGCTGGAGACCTCCCAGGAGATAACTATTATGGGTGACTATTTACCATGTCCAAGGAATAGAGGCCTGCAAATGTGGCCCGGAGGCGGGCCACAGCTTCTGGCTGGTCTGGTATCAAGCTCTCCAGCACCCCTGGGCGGCTCAGCTCCTGCTGGACTTTCTTGGTCCCCACCAACTGAGTGGCTACATCTGGGCACTTAACAGCACACGACCTCTCCAAGAGCAAGCGTGCTTCCCAATTCTGCagcaagaagggaaaagaaagatccAGTCTCTCCACAGTCTGCTCCAGACTGCTGTGAGGGGCAGCTCCTCTAGCTTCACATCCATGACAACTGAGGAGCCCGTCCCAGCCTCCCGAAGTTACACAGCAAATGTAATTTTACAACTGAGGACTTGGAGACTTTGATAGAATGAAGAATATAAGAACTAGCAGGAACTTGTTAATTTCGTCTTTCTTCTATTCCAATCTTCCTCTTCATGTCAGTCATCACAAATATAACACAATTTTACATTGGCACTTCAATAGGCACAGCCTGTCAGGCAGGCAATCACTGGCACACAGACCAGGCCTCTCTCACTGCTTCTGTCACTCAGACTGCATGTCTTTCTAGCTCTCTAACTGCTCAGCTTCCTTGGCACAGGATGTAGGTAGCTCCCTAAGGAGACACCCTTTCTCAGTCAGTTCCCTGAGGAATCACCCTTCCTTACCAGACAAGAAATGTTTAGGCACACGCTTCCCTCCAGGCTCAAGCCTGGCTTTCCCTTGTCTCCTGCCCAGCATAATTTCCTACTTGCTAGACAAGTGTGATCCAGTCAGAATTGGGGGTCTTCGCCTCCCTTCATTTATCCCCCAACAACTTACTCCAATTTATCCAGAAAGGCACCAGGTACTTTGACAAGTTGTAGACCCAGTACAGTCATCAAAATTTTCTCAACAACTAATCTGAAAGCTTCTAATCTAAGGCAGAGTGTCCTAAGTTTTTCAAGGACTCAGAATATCAGGACTGGAAAAGGCTTCAAAGATCCTACAATCCAGTCCTCTAATTTTAGAGGAGGAAACCTATAAAGGGGAAGATATTTGCCTAATGGTACAGAGCAAAATGGTGGAAGAATTAAAATGACAACTTAAACCCTAAACTCCTTTGTACAGCAAACCCTCAATTTAAAAGAGGGGCAGAGAAAACTTCTGAAAAGACACATACCTCTGATAatgaagaaagaaactgaaagagaGATATTGATACCCAGCCACTCTAAAGGGGCATGGATAAGATACTACGAAGGCCTCAGAATTCACATTCAGGGAAGCAGAGGGAAGGAAATAGATTTtcttagaagaggaaaaaaagagtataaGGAAGGGCTGTTAAGACATGGTGGTAGAGGACCCCAAGAGGAGGTGACCAGAAGTAGAGCTGAAGACTGGACTCAATCTGAGGCTGAAATGAAGATGTAGCAATGTAGTCCTGGAAATGAAACAGTGGTTTAAATTCCAAATACCAACCTGGGGGCTGTACTGACTGGGCATGTAGCCATCACGGAAGTAAACCACAGCAATCTCCTGGCCATCCCTGGAACACAATGTGAAGAAAGCTTTTTATGTAAATGAGTTATGATAGTTAAATAATTGGATTAAATATAACACTATGTCTGTTTCACTTATCAAAAAGAGTCTGGCTCCTTAAGAAAGCAAGATGATAGTGTCATTTACCTAGCAAAAGCCTGGCTAGGAATTAACTGAAAGTAGACCAGGAAAGCCCTCAAGACATTACATGCCTCTCACTACAAAAGGCACaagtaaaacagagaaaggaggCAAGCCTCAGGATACTGCAAAAGGTGAGCTAgtcaagaagatttaaaaaaagaaactggatgtACCAAGaaccatggggaaaaaaaacaggtcAGGTAAATCCAAGGCACTGTGTCACTCTTAACTGAGCAGTAACATGTCTTGAGGGTGATAACAAGGTATTGGGATTTTAATGCTTAAAGCACCTAGGACTAGGCTGAGATGGATGAATTATCACAGTCCTGTTTAAAAGTCCTTTTACacttggaaagatttttttttttccccttttcctttgcttttcttagtATTGTTTGGTTTATCTATTTAAGCTGATAAATGAAAGAAGTAATTCATGCATTTATTTCAGTATAAACTGTTCCCCAAACTGCTAAAATGGGCAGTgaggataagaaaaaaagcaatgcaAGCCACATCCTCCAAGATTTTACAATTCAACCAACAAGATAGATggtacacacacaaataaacataaagaaaaacaaaagagagagccAGACATGCCAAGGGAAACTAAAAGGAGGGGATATTAGTTTGGTTAGAATAAATGAGTATTCTTGGTATAAAAACTCTGGTACAGGATTACCTTGGGAAATTCTTTAGAGAATAGGGATTTCCTTAGGGAGTTATGGTTTCATACCTTTAAATCTTTGTCTCAATGCCTGAATTCACTCACAAATGAGAAGGGATTCAGGGTTCAGGGAAGAACTAAGCAGCCTCTTAATAGATTTGCTCTGACACCCAGAGTGCCAGGTACATTTTCCACTGGACTGGTTGTCaactccctttcctccttcttctcataTGACTACAGAGACATGGAGGAATAGAGACAGAATGAGGGAGCCCAAGTGGTATGTATACTAGCTTTGGCAGGGTCAGGAGAACAATGCTAAGGATGCTAATGTCTCTCTAACACTGTTATTAGTTTTCATGAGTCCGCTTCACCTTCTCCCTTTGAAAGTCACCCACCTAAGAACTTACACAAACAATTTCCGGTCTTGGGACAAAGATCCTGTTTTAGCAACATCTTCAAACCTTCGCCGAATTACATGAATGTTCCTGAAAGAAAGCACATGTCAGTGGGAGAAGACCTGGACTGCTGATGCACACAGTACAAAGGAGTCATGCTTACCTGCTTAATAGGTCATGTTCTATGTAGTGTTGGTCAAACacatttctctcctctttctgagCAATGACAAGCACCAATGCCCTACAAAAAATACATTCAAGTTAACAGATtccatttatcttttattatacCTCCCCAATATTCAAGAAGTGAATCAACTTCCTGAGCTGAGACATAATTTTCAATTCATCCAGAACTCTATATATGAGACTTCTCAACATATCATAGTTTTAAGATACATATAGTTATTCCATAGCAGAGATGGGGAAGGCCCAGGCTAGAGTTAGATTATTCCTAGGCCTCTGTGTTACTTGCACATCACCTGGGATAGCAAGTGGAACATTTACAGTTAGGCTCTTTAGGGATAGGTTCTTTCCAGATCAAGAGAGAGGAATGAAAATGCATTGGGATCAGGTTTTCCTACTGCCTCAGGAGCTCCAGTGGCTCCAGTGATTCTCAGTTCCTTTACCTAGCTCCTGAATCTTGGATGCTTAGTGCTTTGGCCTGGATTCTCTTGTCTCCTCAAATTCCTGATGCCTACTGCCTGACTTCTGAAACTAGACCCTTACCTGCCTGAACCTATGGGACTCTTCTTAGCTGATTCTCCAGGACTTCAAATCCAGGCTTTCCTGATTTAGTCACTATCCAAAGCCTGGTATAATATAAGAAATGTTAGCCTAATGATAGGCCCAGGGATAGGTGTCcaagaaagtgaaaaaggaaagttttatcCACTTCATTCTGTGACAGGTAACAAAGACTGGCTATAGCATTTTGCCAGGATGAATTGTAGATATGCTTAATGATATATTCTCTGGCCATGGTGAAAAGCCTAGGGTTTCTCTCTTTTTAGGAGGGAGCAAAGACTGGAAGACCTGTGGGTTATAAAATGGAAGCATGTAGGTAAGTCTACCTATATCATCATTAGGAAATACCATTCTCCCAACAGGAGAGTATTCTTTTAGAATAGAATGCAAATAAGGGTTGTTCCCTAGCAGAGAGTTTATGcaaatgaattttctctttcttctcattctcctaATGCAAATGAAATTACTCAtcagaatcaaagaatatgagtATTACATCGTCATCAAAACAGAGTAAGTATCCAAAACTAACATCAGGCATTAAAGCTCCTAGGGCCCTTCAGCCCTCATTCAGGGTCTTCGTACTCTTACTTTGTGCATAATTCTAATGAACTTGGATTTCTGGTTTACCATGGCAGATTAAAAACAATAAACTCTAAGGGAAAGGATTCTAGATGCAGTTACAGTCAAACAGAACAATTATAAAAAGTCAACAAGATGCTACAGAACCCAGTCATAAGAAAATTTGGTGTAAGAATAACTAGATCTGAATATTGTCACACTTGTACCATAAACAGGAGAGAGGGCAGCTTTTCTGCTTTGACTCTGAATCACTATtacaggggaaagaaagggatagaGGGTGAGTGGTGGGAGTGACCCAAGTCAGAGCGAGATGGGACAGGAGTTTATTAGCAGGGAAACGCCAGATGATTGTAGTTAAATGGAGTATCCAGTTCATAGAACCTGTTagagacctcagaagtcatctggtCTAATTCTATCTGAACAACTGTTCTCCCTACcatagggcttcttaaactttttccattcgcgatccttttttgcctgagaaatttttatgcaactccCGCCATttagatgttaaaaatatatatacaaatacaaaactagctaataataaattaatgttgcaatccccacatttagttacaagaTCTGTATGGGGTGGcaaaaccacagtttaagaagctgggtgtTTCAATAAAACTCTACAAACATCCATAGCTCCCATTGCTGCTTAAAGACCTCTAAGGAAAGAGAACCCCTTGTGTTTCTTTGGAAAAGTCCAattcttaaagtttttctttggccagAGCTTCAATCTACCTCTCTTCATCTTCCACCCACTGTTCCTGACCTCTGGTATTAAACAGAACAGGCCTGATCTCTCTTCTCCAGGCCAGCCCTTTAAACATCTGAATTCagttatttcttctcttctccaggctaaacattctcatttccttccagTAATCTTCATAGCATGACCTCAAAGTTATCCACCATCTTGGTCGCCCCTCCCCTAGACAATCTTCTGTTCATCAGTGTTCTTATTAGTATGTGGTACTCAAGAATGAAGCTGAAACTTTGATACTCCATATCTGGTCTACCCAGAGCAGAGTACAGTGAGTGACTACCTTCCTAGTCCTAGAACCATTCCTTAGAAATGTGGACTTTTATCAGTAGTATAAAGACACcgcttccttcccttctccttactTGGGTGAGCCATAGAGTTCCCATGCTTTGGCAATGCCCAGGGCCAGTCCCTTGCTGGGATTGTTGGAGAGGATACAGGCAGCTTCCTTAGTTTTGCCCAGGATATTAAGGATGTGTCTGTAGGAAGAAAGACATAAGTTACTGTATGGGCCTGGGGAATGTCAGAGGGTCTGCTTCTGCTTCTCACTAATTAGTCACTTTCCTAATAGCACTGCTACATCCTTGCTGTCTGCTGAGTTactcaaagcattttaaaaacacaatccTTCAGGACCCATCGGGAGTTCTACCTTGTCCAGAAAGTCTTCCCCAGCAATTCCAGTCTGTGGTCTCTTCCTACTGAAGGGCAATCTACCTCATTGTTTATACTGCACACCTCAGCAGATCACACGCTATCTCATATGAAGTGAAAATATAAtgtgtttacttattttttaaaaaatcaattacatCAGAATTCATCCATCCACAtccacttttttgtttgttttggtttttttgctgaggcaaaagtgacttgcccagggtcacatagctaggaagtattaagtgtctgaggtcaaatttgaactcaggtccctcctgacttcagagctggtgttctatacATCCACTTCTTTGTAAAGATGTCCCCTGGGAAGCATCAGACTGATTTCAGGGAGGCCACCACTACTTTGGAAGATGCTTTCAGAGACAGCCCAAAGCCCTTCCTTTTGGAACAGTCTTAATAGTGGTAAATCTTTGTCCTCTAATGGCAGAAACAGCCAAAAAATATGCTAAGTGGAATCTAACAAATAAGGTGGATGGATCATTACTGCTTGGGGATAATCACACAGGAGAAGGCATGCAATGAGTTTTGCAAACTTCAGCGT harbors:
- the GSS gene encoding glutathione synthetase isoform X1, whose translation is MMAANWENILQNEQQLEELAQQAVDKALMEGVLMRTKKEPRSSDIVSYAPFTLFPSAVPRELLEQAYSVQMDFNFLVDTVSQDSNFLEQTLASTIKIDDFIARLFSIYKQVLKEGIAQTVFLGLNRSDYMFNRSAAGPPVLKQIEINTISASFGGLSSKTPAVHRHILNILGKTKEAACILSNNPSKGLALGIAKAWELYGSPKALVLVIAQKEERNVFDQHYIEHDLLSRNIHVIRRRFEDVAKTGSLSQDRKLFVDGQEIAVVYFRDGYMPSQYSPQNWEARLLLERSCAVKCPDVATQLVGTKKVQQELSRPGVLESLIPDQPEAVARLRATFAGLYSLDMGEEGDRAIMEAIAAPDRFVLKPQREGGGNNLYGEEMAQTLEQLKASEERASYILMEKIEPEPFWNCLLQAGIPARMTQCISELGIFGVYVRQGKTLLMNKHVGHLLRTKSTKHADGGVAAGVAVLDNPYPV
- the GSS gene encoding glutathione synthetase isoform X2, with the translated sequence MDFNFLVDTVSQDSNFLEQTLASTIKIDDFIARLFSIYKQVLKEGIAQTVFLGLNRSDYMFNRSAAGPPVLKQIEINTISASFGGLSSKTPAVHRHILNILGKTKEAACILSNNPSKGLALGIAKAWELYGSPKALVLVIAQKEERNVFDQHYIEHDLLSRNIHVIRRRFEDVAKTGSLSQDRKLFVDGQEIAVVYFRDGYMPSQYSPQNWEARLLLERSCAVKCPDVATQLVGTKKVQQELSRPGVLESLIPDQPEAVARLRATFAGLYSLDMGEEGDRAIMEAIAAPDRFVLKPQREGGGNNLYGEEMAQTLEQLKASEERASYILMEKIEPEPFWNCLLQAGIPARMTQCISELGIFGVYVRQGKTLLMNKHVGHLLRTKSTKHADGGVAAGVAVLDNPYPV